Proteins co-encoded in one Strix uralensis isolate ZFMK-TIS-50842 chromosome 2, bStrUra1, whole genome shotgun sequence genomic window:
- the CDC16 gene encoding cell division cycle protein 16 homolog — protein MNLERLRKRVRQYIDQQQYQSALFWADKVASLSHEEPQDIYWLAQCLYLTAQYHRAAHALRSRKLDKLYEACRYLAARCHYAAKEHQQALDILDMEEPINKRLFEKYLKDETGLKDSATEWEMSQSSIKSSICLLRGKIYDALDNRTLATYSYKEALKLDVYCFEAFDLLTSHHMLTAQEEKELLESLPLSRQCTEEEQELLHFLFENKLKKYNKPSETLIPESVDGLQENLDVVVSLAERHYYNCDFKMCYKLTSVVMEKDPFHANCLPVHIGTLVELNKANELFYLSHKLVDLYPNNPVSWFAVGCYYLMVGHKNEHARRYLSKATTLERTYGPAWIAYGHSFAVESEHDQAMAAYFTAAQLMKGCHLPMLYIGLEYGLTNNSKLAERFFSQALSIAPEDPFVMHEVGVVAFQNGDWKTAEKWFLDALEKIKAIGNEVTVDKWEPLLNNLGHVCRKLKKYEEALEYHRQALVLIPQNASTYSAIGYIHSLMGNFESAIDYFHTALGLRRDDTFSVTMLGHCIEMYIGDSEAYIGTEIKDKLRCYDFDVHTMKTLKNIISPPWDFREFDIERQTLDESGIVTLETSHQRKSTDTSRPLEETFEIEMNESDMMLETSMSDHST, from the exons CAGCAGTATCAAAGTGCCCTATTTTGGGCAGACAAAGTAGCTTCACTGTCTCATG aagaaccACAAGATATCTACTGGTTGGCCCAATGTCTTTACCTAACAGCTCAGTATCATAGGGCAGCACATGCCCTTCGATCGCGTAAGTTGGATAAG TTATATGAAGCGTGTCGCTACCTTGCAGCTAGATGTCAT TATGCTGCCAAAGAACATCAACAGGCCCTGGATATTCTTGATATGGAAGAGCCAATCAACAAAAGACTTTTTGAAAAGTACTTGAAGGATGAAACTGGATTGAAAGACTCTGCCACAGAGTGGGAGATGTCACAATCCTCT ATCAAGAGCTCTATATGCCTTCTGCGAGGGAAGATCTATGATGCTTTGGATAATAGAACCCTAGCAACATACAGCTACAAAGAGGCCTTGAAGCTTGATGTTTACTGCTTTGAAGCATTTGATCTTTTAACATCGCACCATATGCTGACGGCACAAGAAG AAAAAGAACTTCTTGAATCTCTACCTCTCAGTAGACAATGTACAGAAGAAGAACAAGAATTGCTTCACTTTTTATTTGAGAATAAATTGAAAAAG TATAATAAACCCAGTGAAACACTGATTCCTGAATCAGTAGATGGTCTTCAGGAAAACCTGGATGTGGTAGTATCCTTAGCTGAAAGACATTATTATAACTGTGACTTCAAAATGTGTTACAAGCTTACTTCGGT agtgatGGAAAAAGATCCTTTCCATGCAAATTGTTTACCTGTGCATATAGGAACGCTTGTGGAGCTTAATAAAGCAAATG AGCTTTTCTATCTTTCTCACAAACTGGTGGACTTGTACCCAAATAATCCT GTGTCGTGGTTTGCAGTAGGATGCTACTATCTCATGGTTGGCCACAAAAATGAACATGCCAGAAGATAtctcag CAAAGCTACTACACTTGAGAGAACCTATGGACCTGCGTGGATAGCATATGGACATTCATTTGCAGTTGAGAGTGAGCATGACCAAGCAATGGCTGCATACTTCACAGCTGCACAGCTCATGAAAGG atGTCATTTGCCAATGCTCTATATTGGACTGGAATATGGTTTGACCAACAACTCAAAGTTAGCTGAAAGGTTTTTCAGCCAAGCTTTAAGCATTGCACCCGAAGATCCTTTTGTTATGCATGAAGTTGGAGTGGTTGCATTTCAAAATGGAGA CTGGAAAACCGCAGAGAAGTGGTTTCTTGATGCACTGGAAAAAATTAAAGCTATTGGAAATGAG GTGACAGTTGATAAGTGGGAGCCTTTATTGAACAACTTAGGACATGTCTGCAGAAAACTCAA GAAATATGAAGAAGCGCTGGAATACCATCGCCAGGCTCTAGTACTAATTCCTCAAAATGCTTCTACTTACTCTGCCATTGGCTACATACATAGTCTAATGGGCAATTTTGAAAGCGCAATCGACTATTTTCATACG gcccTTGGTCTTAGGAGGGATGACACATTTTCAGTCACGATGCTTGGACATTGCATAGAAATGTATATTGGTGATTCTGAAGCCTACATTG GAACAGAGATCAAAGACAAATTAAGATGTTACGACTTTGATGTACACACAATGAAGACATTAAAGAACATAATTTCACCTCCCTGGGATTTCAGAGAATTCGATATAGAAAGACAAACTCTGGATGAAAGTGGCATAGTAACGTTAGAGACATCACATCAGAGGAAAAGTACAGATACCAGTCGCCCATTGGAAGAAACATTTGAGATTGAAATGAATGAAAGTGATATGATGTTAGAAACATCAATGTCAGACCACAGTACGTGA